From the genome of Streptomyces sp. S4.7:
TAGTGGATGTTCCAGACGGCGATCGCGGAAGAGCGGGCGTCCTCGCTATTGAACTCGCGGGCATAGAGCAGTTCCTCGGCCAGGATTCGCTGGTAGCGCTCAACCTTGCCGTTGTGGCGCGGGGTGTACGGCTTGGTCTTCTGATGCCGCGTGCTTCTGCCGACGATCCGGGCGAAGTCACCGGAGCGGTAGCAGGCCCCGTTGTCGGTGACGACCCGGTGGATGTGCGTGATGCCGTGCGCGGCGAACCAGACCTTGGCTCGTGCCAGGAACGCTGCAGCGGTGGCTCCCTTCTCGTCGGGCAGGGGCTCGGTGTAGGAGAGCCGGGAGAATCCGTCGACGGCAGAGTGCAAGTAGGTGTAGCCGCGCTTCGCACCAGCTGACTTCGCTCGATCGACGGTCTTGGCCTGGTCGCTGTCGCGGCCGTGAATGCGCCAACCGCCGCCATCGGGGATCCTGCCGACCTTCTTCACGTCAAGGTGCACCATGTGTCCGGGCCAGCGAGCGGTGATCTTCCCAGGCTTGCGGTTGTTTTCGCCGCCGGGGTCGATGAACTTTCGCCTGCCCAGTCCGAGCCTGGTCAGGTGCCGGGTGACGGTGCGGCGGTTGATCGTGAACCCGAGGTCGGCGAGCTCATCGGCGATGCGCTGAGCGGACCACTTGTGCTCGCGTCGCCAAGTCTCGATCTGCTCGATGGCCCAAGCTGGTGTGGCGTTCGGGCTCCGGTGGGGGCTCGATGAGCTGTCGAGAAGTCCGGCGTCGCCGTGACTCCGCCAACGGTTGACCCACTTCGATGCGCAGGCACGTGAGATCCCCATCTCGGCGGCCACGTGGGCGATGGGACGCGTCTTGCATCGCTCGACCAGCCGGCGGCGCCCCTCGAGACTGAGCGGGGCGTTGGCGTGGCTCATGCGTCCATCGCGTAGGAGCGCTCGATCAGGTCGGTCATCGCCTGTTGGAAGTCGCGGCGCTTCTGGTCGCTCCAGTTCTCGGTCAGCTCCGCGAACACGTCCTCCTGCCAACGATGCGCCTGGTCCAGCATCATCTGACCCGCAGAGGTGAGTGATGCTTCGCGTCGTCGGCCGTCGGTCGCGGACGCTGCCATGACGAGATACCCGGCTGCGGTGGCGCTCTTGATCAACCGTGACGCGCCGCTCTGGTCGATCCCGACCTCTTGCGCGATTGCGTTCACCGTTGCCGGGGTCGCGCGGAGATTGAGCGCATGGACAGCTTCGCAGACGAGCACGAGTCGCCCCTGCTCACCGCCTGTGTCTGCTGCGACAGACCGTCGTGACCAGTGCCTGACGAAATGGAACAGGACCTGTCCCGGGCCGAGGTCTGTCACTCGGTTGCCGCCATCTCGCGGCAGATGTAGGCCAGCTCGAGAGCGGCCTTGAGGTCCGGCAGCCTGAGAGCAGCCGTGACCTTCCCGCCGGTAGCGCGGAAGACCGTCGCTACTCGCGTGGATTCCGTGCTCTCGGGCCAGGTCGCGTCCTCCTCGACCACCATCAGTCGCTCGCTGACTGGGTGCCAGGACCGCGGGATCAACTTGATGCCCGAGCGCTCCACCCACTCGGCGAACTGCGCAGGCGTGATCGGACCCGCGCCCTTCGGGCCGAGCACGACGACCGGATCGCCGACCGCCCGCGCAGATCGCTGCAGGTCGCCGGCATTGACGCTTGCGTGCCACTCATTGATCGCTTCTTCAAGGTTGGGTTCCATGACCAGAAGTGTATGTGATTCGCATACATCGCGCTCCGCGTAGCCACGGCATCAACCTCCTGCCCCGCAACACCTAGAGGCGTGTGACGTCCAGCTCGCCGTCCGCGTACCGCTTCCGGATCACCTTCTTGTCGAACTTGCCGACGCTCGTCTTCGGCACCGAATCCACGACCGACCACCGCTCCGGGAGCTGCCACTTGGCGACCTTCTCGGCGAGGAAGGTCTTCAGCGACTCGTAGTCGGCGCTCGCCCCGTCCTTCAACACGACTGTCGCGAGGGGGCGTTCACCCCACTTGTCGTCGGGCACGGCGACGACCGCCGCCTCGGCGACGTCCGGATGGCCCATGAGCGCGTTCTCCAGTTCCACACTGGAGATCCACTCGCCGCCGGACTTGATGACGTCCTTCGCGCGGTCGGTGAGGGTGAGGTAGCCGTCGGGGCTGATGACGCCCACGTCGCCCGTCTTGAGCCAGCCGTCCTCGCTGAACTTGTCCTCGGGCCTGAGCGGTTCGGCGTCGGCGCCGCCGTAGTACGCGGCGGCGATCCAGGCCCCGCGTACCTCCAGCTCGCCGGCCGACTCGTTGTCCCACGGCAGGGTGTCACCGCCGGGGCCGGTCAGCCGCGCCTCGACGCCGACGGGGAAGCGGCCCTGTGTGACGCGGTAGGGCCACTCCTCCTCGGCGGTGAGACCGGCGGGCGGGTTGGACGTCG
Proteins encoded in this window:
- a CDS encoding MarR family winged helix-turn-helix transcriptional regulator translates to MLVCEAVHALNLRATPATVNAIAQEVGIDQSGASRLIKSATAAGYLVMAASATDGRRREASLTSAGQMMLDQAHRWQEDVFAELTENWSDQKRRDFQQAMTDLIERSYAMDA
- a CDS encoding IS481 family transposase yields the protein MSHANAPLSLEGRRRLVERCKTRPIAHVAAEMGISRACASKWVNRWRSHGDAGLLDSSSSPHRSPNATPAWAIEQIETWRREHKWSAQRIADELADLGFTINRRTVTRHLTRLGLGRRKFIDPGGENNRKPGKITARWPGHMVHLDVKKVGRIPDGGGWRIHGRDSDQAKTVDRAKSAGAKRGYTYLHSAVDGFSRLSYTEPLPDEKGATAAAFLARAKVWFAAHGITHIHRVVTDNGACYRSGDFARIVGRSTRHQKTKPYTPRHNGKVERYQRILAEELLYAREFNSEDARSSAIAVWNIHYNYHRPHSGVGGRPPASRLRGGVTNVQPSYI